In Paenibacillus ihbetae, the following are encoded in one genomic region:
- a CDS encoding spore germination protein, translating to MSSSNPISKENISTSQAAVMVINYMLGAGILTLPRTTVDAVRTPDAWISIIVSGLIVMAAGWIVVLLCKRFQGKTWFQFVPEITGKWIAFILSLLVIGYFIVISAFEIRILAEVTGLFLLEDTPMWAIVLPFMWIGLYLTLGGINCIARLYEIILPITLVFLVLALMLSSTIFEMDNLRPVLGSGPMPVLRGIKPTLLSFTGYEIMLIATAFMKFPKKATRAVIAGISVPVVIYTFTVVMVIGGMSIDGVKTRTWPTLDLMRSFEVQGLIFERFESLLLVIWIMQIFSTYTVTLYAASLGWSQVFNKKFRPFVFALLPVIFLIAMIPKDVTEAFKLGDTVGYASVFLFGVIPLILLLVSLVRKKGATSK from the coding sequence ATGAGCAGCTCCAATCCGATTTCCAAAGAGAATATCTCCACTTCACAGGCAGCTGTAATGGTGATCAACTATATGCTTGGAGCCGGTATTCTTACCCTTCCCAGAACAACCGTAGACGCGGTTCGAACCCCGGACGCATGGATCTCGATCATCGTGTCCGGACTTATCGTTATGGCAGCAGGCTGGATCGTAGTATTGCTGTGCAAAAGGTTTCAAGGGAAGACATGGTTTCAGTTCGTACCGGAAATTACGGGGAAATGGATTGCATTCATCTTGAGCCTGCTGGTCATCGGATATTTCATTGTCATATCCGCTTTTGAGATTAGGATTTTGGCCGAGGTGACGGGATTATTTCTGCTGGAGGATACACCCATGTGGGCAATCGTCCTGCCTTTCATGTGGATCGGCCTGTATTTGACGCTTGGCGGCATCAACTGCATTGCCCGTCTCTATGAAATCATTTTGCCGATTACGCTAGTGTTTCTGGTTCTCGCCCTCATGCTGAGCAGCACGATATTCGAGATGGACAACCTGAGGCCGGTGCTTGGCTCCGGCCCTATGCCTGTATTACGGGGGATCAAGCCTACGCTTCTGTCCTTTACAGGTTATGAGATTATGCTTATCGCCACGGCATTCATGAAATTCCCCAAAAAAGCCACCAGAGCGGTGATTGCCGGCATTTCGGTACCGGTCGTGATCTATACCTTTACCGTCGTTATGGTCATCGGAGGAATGTCAATTGACGGCGTAAAGACGAGAACCTGGCCGACATTGGACCTGATGCGCAGCTTTGAAGTGCAGGGCTTGATTTTTGAAAGGTTCGAATCCCTCCTGCTCGTCATCTGGATTATGCAGATTTTCTCTACCTATACCGTTACGCTATATGCGGCATCCCTGGGATGGTCGCAAGTATTTAACAAAAAGTTCCGTCCCTTTGTGTTTGCATTGCTTCCTGTCATCTTCCTCATCGCGATGATTCCTAAAGACGTGACGGAAGCCTTCAAGCTCGGCGATACGGTCGGATATGCCTCCGTCTTTCTGTTCGGAGTTATCCCGCTGATATTGCTGCTCGTCAGCTTAGTCCGGAAGAAAGGAGCGACATCGAAATGA
- a CDS encoding spore germination protein, whose amino-acid sequence MWSTVLYYIPKWTVFAQAFLLLIIPLLLIPMFKMIRKSLTSSFSLKPDKHSPPKTESPLKNMRLTGKYDTDLTAIRNVIGNQADVRFREITIRGTKVRAALLFVEGLTDINLVDMQLLKPLMHHGIPEEHRIAILHSSSALKDYLTEQVVTVSEVQVVTETERFVESVLFGKTGLVVEGMQGAFLIGAAKGKSRSIEDPISEALLRGPRVGFTERLGDNTGLLRLHGQNESLVLTKFEVGNRVKKDLVLAYMRDIADPKLVEEVSSRIQKIEIDDPMESGYIEQLIEDNVLSPFQQVQNTERPDRVIAGLLEGRAAILLDGTPFALILPVTFSMLLQSPEDYYDRWLPGTFIRVLRFLAAMLALLAPALYISFISYHPGLIPTKLALSITETRQGVPFPSIIEALIMEVSIEILREAGIRLPKPIGPAMGIVGGLIIGDAAVNAGIVSPFLVIVVAVTAISSFTIPVYSAGITLRILRFTGMFSAAVLGLFGVVLFFLLICSHLVRLKSFGVPYVSPMTPYKLSEWKDFMIRAPLKMMKKRPSMLKPNDSDRRN is encoded by the coding sequence TTGTGGTCGACGGTTTTATACTACATTCCAAAATGGACTGTTTTTGCTCAAGCCTTTCTGCTCTTGATAATCCCTCTCCTGCTCATACCCATGTTCAAGATGATCCGAAAATCCTTAACCTCCAGCTTTTCTTTGAAGCCGGACAAGCATTCTCCTCCTAAAACGGAAAGTCCGCTAAAAAATATGCGCTTGACCGGAAAATACGATACAGATCTAACAGCGATCCGTAACGTTATCGGAAATCAAGCGGATGTTCGATTTCGTGAGATTACGATTCGTGGAACGAAGGTCAGAGCCGCGCTCCTGTTCGTCGAAGGATTAACGGACATTAATCTGGTCGATATGCAGCTGCTTAAACCGCTAATGCATCATGGCATACCGGAAGAACATCGAATAGCCATTCTTCATTCAAGCAGCGCGCTGAAAGACTATTTAACCGAGCAGGTGGTGACGGTCAGCGAAGTACAAGTTGTGACCGAGACGGAGAGGTTCGTGGAATCGGTCCTGTTCGGAAAAACCGGGCTGGTGGTTGAAGGAATGCAGGGCGCATTCCTCATCGGAGCCGCAAAAGGAAAAAGCCGGAGCATTGAGGACCCGATCTCGGAGGCGCTTCTGCGCGGTCCCCGTGTCGGCTTTACCGAGCGCCTCGGAGATAATACGGGTCTGCTCCGGCTCCACGGACAAAACGAGAGTCTCGTCCTGACGAAGTTCGAAGTGGGGAACCGTGTAAAGAAGGACCTGGTTTTGGCCTACATGAGGGACATTGCCGATCCAAAGCTGGTTGAAGAAGTATCCTCCCGGATTCAGAAGATCGAAATCGATGATCCTATGGAGTCGGGATATATTGAGCAGCTCATTGAAGATAACGTGCTTAGTCCGTTTCAGCAGGTGCAGAACACCGAAAGACCGGACAGGGTGATTGCCGGATTGCTGGAAGGGAGAGCTGCCATTCTGCTTGATGGTACTCCATTTGCTCTCATCCTCCCGGTTACCTTCAGCATGCTGCTCCAATCGCCGGAGGATTACTATGATCGATGGCTGCCGGGCACTTTTATACGTGTGCTGCGGTTTCTGGCTGCTATGCTCGCCCTGCTGGCCCCGGCGCTCTATATTTCTTTCATTTCGTATCACCCCGGCTTGATTCCGACCAAGCTTGCGCTTTCCATTACCGAGACAAGGCAAGGGGTACCGTTTCCCTCGATCATTGAGGCGCTTATCATGGAGGTCTCGATTGAAATCTTACGTGAAGCGGGGATCCGGCTCCCGAAGCCGATCGGACCTGCGATGGGCATCGTCGGCGGTCTGATCATCGGCGATGCGGCCGTCAACGCGGGCATCGTCAGCCCGTTCCTGGTGATCGTCGTTGCCGTTACCGCAATCTCGTCCTTTACCATTCCGGTATACAGCGCCGGGATTACCCTGCGCATTCTTCGTTTCACCGGGATGTTCAGCGCCGCGGTGCTGGGACTGTTCGGCGTCGTCTTGTTCTTCCTGCTGATTTGCAGCCATCTGGTACGTCTAAAGAGCTTTGGCGTCCCTTATGTAAGTCCTATGACACCCTATAAGTTAAGCGAGTGGAAGGACTTTATGATAAGAGCTCCGCTCAAAATGATGAAGAAGCGGCCTTCTATGTTAAAACCGAATGACAGCGATCGCAGAAACTGA
- a CDS encoding GH92 family glycosyl hydrolase, whose protein sequence is MLHYIDTRQGSNSRYPYSNGNTLPYTGVPFGMNHFVVQTHNEGSWFFNPHDRIFQGIRLTHQPSPWMGDFTHFLMTPIADDKIKGSVFTCQSSYRPEEAVFKPHYLRVKQQRYNITTELVPTCYGAAMRVRYNSKQQAGLVLNVSNKSVFRLDAAERRLTGYVSNFADCHDKDFRMYVAMSFSKDVDLSASGYYDAEGAFNPEVSLGGIDQHAVIRFKDCEREVLEVKLATSFISIEQAELNLQREVTGTLDELKDRAAEAWNHYLGKIQVTHSNEEYLRTFYTCLYRMFLFPQKFYELDADLQPVHYDTTAKAVKKGILYTNNGFWDTYKTVYPLYSIIAPKEYEEMLEGFLNSYREAGFLPKWLSPDERGLMPGTLIDAVIADAAAKGIGMHLMPELLQAMLKAATTQSGQNCYGRQGTLDYLQYGYVPSSYHESVNHTLDYAYSDYCISRVADVLGEESTAKQYRQSALNYRNIFDPVTGFMRAKDKNGQFRQEFDDTAWGRDYAEGSAWQNSFAVFQDFEGLIQAYGSKERFFDKITELCNKAPDFDVLGYGFEIHEMSEMAAIDYGQLAISNQPSFHIPYLFNYVGQPASSQVVLKQLMRNLFNSGYDGFPGDEDNGSMSGWYVFSSMGFYPVCPGSNEYVLGIPLFDSVTIELPNGKLMRINTDNNNPQSNFVSKVALGGEEYTKLFITHEDILAGKTLDFRLGLAPSYRSYTPEELPFSLSKQES, encoded by the coding sequence ATGCTGCATTACATCGATACAAGGCAGGGCTCCAACAGCCGATATCCATATTCCAACGGAAACACGCTTCCCTATACAGGCGTGCCTTTCGGCATGAACCATTTCGTTGTGCAGACCCACAATGAAGGCAGCTGGTTCTTTAATCCGCATGACCGCATCTTCCAAGGCATTCGGCTGACGCATCAGCCAAGTCCTTGGATGGGCGATTTCACCCACTTTCTGATGACGCCGATCGCCGATGACAAAATCAAAGGCTCAGTTTTCACCTGTCAGAGCTCTTACCGTCCGGAGGAGGCCGTATTCAAGCCGCACTATCTACGGGTAAAGCAGCAGCGCTACAACATTACGACCGAGCTGGTTCCGACCTGTTACGGAGCTGCGATGCGCGTAAGATACAATTCCAAGCAACAGGCCGGATTGGTGCTGAACGTGAGCAATAAGAGCGTGTTCCGTCTGGATGCCGCGGAGCGCAGGCTCACCGGATACGTCAGCAATTTTGCCGACTGCCACGACAAGGATTTCCGGATGTATGTGGCCATGAGCTTCAGCAAAGATGTGGACCTCTCCGCGTCCGGTTATTATGACGCAGAAGGTGCCTTCAATCCCGAAGTCTCGCTGGGCGGCATCGATCAACATGCCGTCATTCGATTTAAGGACTGCGAGCGGGAGGTGTTGGAGGTGAAGCTGGCAACCTCGTTTATCAGCATCGAACAGGCCGAGCTTAACCTTCAGCGTGAAGTAACCGGCACCCTGGATGAGCTGAAGGACCGCGCTGCCGAGGCATGGAATCATTACCTGGGCAAAATCCAGGTCACGCATTCGAACGAAGAATACCTGCGCACATTCTATACCTGTCTGTACCGCATGTTCCTGTTCCCGCAGAAGTTCTATGAACTGGACGCCGACCTGCAGCCGGTCCATTACGATACGACAGCTAAAGCGGTCAAAAAAGGGATTTTGTACACGAATAACGGATTTTGGGATACATACAAAACGGTATATCCGCTGTACTCCATCATTGCTCCGAAAGAGTATGAGGAAATGCTCGAGGGCTTCCTGAATTCCTACCGCGAGGCCGGATTTCTGCCGAAGTGGCTCTCTCCGGACGAGCGCGGCCTGATGCCGGGAACGCTGATCGATGCCGTGATCGCAGATGCTGCCGCCAAAGGAATCGGCATGCACCTGATGCCTGAGCTGCTGCAGGCCATGCTGAAGGCAGCCACGACGCAGAGCGGGCAGAATTGCTACGGGCGCCAAGGGACACTGGATTACCTCCAATACGGGTATGTGCCAAGCAGCTACCACGAAAGCGTAAACCATACCCTGGATTACGCCTATAGCGATTACTGCATCAGCCGTGTTGCCGACGTGCTCGGCGAGGAGAGCACTGCCAAGCAATACCGGCAGAGCGCGTTGAATTACCGGAACATTTTCGACCCCGTCACTGGTTTTATGCGGGCGAAGGATAAGAACGGACAATTCCGCCAAGAATTCGACGACACCGCTTGGGGGCGGGACTATGCCGAAGGCAGCGCCTGGCAGAACAGCTTCGCCGTGTTCCAGGATTTCGAAGGCCTGATTCAAGCGTACGGTTCAAAAGAACGCTTCTTCGACAAAATCACCGAATTATGCAACAAAGCGCCGGATTTCGACGTGCTCGGATACGGCTTTGAAATCCATGAGATGAGTGAGATGGCCGCGATCGATTACGGGCAGCTGGCAATCTCCAATCAGCCGAGCTTCCATATTCCGTATTTATTCAATTATGTCGGGCAGCCGGCCTCGTCCCAAGTGGTTCTAAAGCAGCTGATGCGCAACCTGTTCAACAGCGGCTATGACGGCTTCCCGGGGGATGAAGACAACGGCAGCATGTCGGGGTGGTACGTATTCAGCTCGATGGGCTTCTATCCGGTTTGCCCTGGAAGCAATGAATATGTGCTCGGCATTCCGCTGTTCGACAGCGTCACCATTGAGCTGCCGAACGGCAAGCTGATGCGCATAAATACCGATAACAACAACCCGCAATCCAATTTCGTTTCGAAAGTGGCGCTCGGGGGCGAGGAATACACCAAGCTGTTTATAACGCATGAGGATATCTTGGCAGGAAAGACCCTGGATTTCCGGCTTGGTTTGGCGCCGAGCTACCGTTCCTATACACCGGAGGAGCTTCCGTTCTCCTTATCCAAGCAAGAAAGCTGA
- a CDS encoding GntR family transcriptional regulator: protein MEQIPLYQQIANALRTKIESGELQSGDQLPTEAEISKTYNVSRITSKRALSELENERLIYRIQGKGSFVSSSPPPRQSSGGSSKDVLLILPFAHNPGLGDYEKGINEYLAATDYTLNIQSNTIVGQRKLLQSALQSSHSGLILYPVNSVSDLGILYQYHLSGYPLVTMDKCIQGIPFLSVVADNFDGGYQAARHLIDNHHTRVAFVSSQKIEDSSSLRERYFGYLKALFDAGLTDPDVYDLTKLVLAHVNPASKEYFIQLLETVMEHGITGIVAENDLMAIEIIQAAKEQGLSVPDHVSIVGFDDIQLAGLIEPKLTTISQDFERMGYLAAESLIGLIEQQPRFQAKENVVVPVRLVKRQTVKRL, encoded by the coding sequence ATGGAACAGATTCCGCTTTACCAGCAAATCGCGAATGCCTTGCGAACGAAGATTGAATCCGGAGAGCTTCAGAGCGGGGATCAACTGCCAACCGAAGCTGAAATCTCAAAAACTTATAACGTAAGCCGCATTACATCCAAGCGGGCGCTGAGCGAGCTCGAGAATGAGAGGCTGATCTACCGGATCCAAGGCAAGGGCAGCTTTGTCAGCTCCTCTCCCCCTCCCCGGCAATCTTCCGGCGGAAGCAGCAAGGACGTTCTGCTGATCCTGCCGTTTGCCCATAATCCCGGGCTCGGCGATTACGAGAAAGGGATTAATGAATATCTGGCTGCGACGGATTACACGCTCAACATCCAGTCGAATACGATTGTCGGACAGCGGAAGCTGCTGCAAAGCGCCCTGCAATCCTCCCATTCGGGCCTGATCCTCTACCCCGTCAACAGCGTGTCGGATCTGGGAATATTGTATCAGTATCATCTTTCCGGCTATCCGCTCGTCACGATGGATAAATGTATCCAGGGGATCCCGTTCCTCTCCGTGGTGGCCGATAACTTCGATGGCGGCTACCAGGCAGCCCGGCATCTGATCGACAACCATCACACAAGAGTCGCTTTTGTTTCATCCCAGAAGATCGAGGACTCATCGTCGCTCCGGGAGCGTTATTTCGGCTACTTGAAGGCGCTTTTCGACGCAGGCCTGACCGATCCCGACGTATATGATCTGACCAAGCTGGTTTTGGCGCATGTCAATCCTGCATCGAAGGAATATTTCATCCAACTCCTCGAGACCGTCATGGAGCACGGCATTACCGGCATCGTGGCCGAGAATGACCTCATGGCCATCGAAATCATTCAAGCTGCCAAAGAACAGGGACTGTCCGTCCCGGACCATGTCTCCATCGTAGGCTTTGACGATATTCAGCTTGCCGGTCTGATCGAGCCGAAGCTGACCACCATCTCGCAGGATTTCGAGCGGATGGGATACCTTGCCGCCGAAAGCCTGATCGGGCTTATTGAGCAGCAGCCCCGGTTTCAAGCCAAGGAGAACGTTGTGGTCCCGGTTCGGCTCGTCAAACGACAGACCGTAAAGAGGCTGTAA